The Rhizoctonia solani chromosome 14, complete sequence genome has a segment encoding these proteins:
- a CDS encoding Retrotransposon gag protein, which translates to MPGLGAMGETSLTPSQIQLGWSAPSSRTHTPAPAAVPPHVYSPMSFDQMLDCELLDMVAQNMIVLKKEFLQLQGAYEAQGDQLALLRAELEEHCKQLRNQHIFYSNQIQGAAASIQVVQDQLIHLSPSCSTAPPPPPAGTSTSTSTNPPPAPTSSNSDLKFAKPNKFGGKKEDTLNFIIACQAYIRAKGANRSHEEKILWVMSYFEGAAEDWVHPYKERKVFRGEAVPLLENIDVFWAKFTKHYVDTNCDEKYRQKWNNLRQKASVQEYTREFQQYSVSLGYSDKTLRDKYYSGLKNDIKDIMLSTMFQWRCTTAQQVYNKAEEIANHIESTCLSNSSISTACTTSTAVPTSISNPTSTCTCLNVGDNVYMIDPTTRRAKKGAITSIVCTTSGNMPNVRWNGESKDTMIPFSSLKKDEQPAAAAPVKPVIAPTPVLASNSKGPGPMDLDGRGFANLTCHVCRGKGHFARNCPSKPMSGHVANIDWSWERPKEESCIEVVSDEEELGKGKAKAN; encoded by the coding sequence atgcctggtttgggcgcGATGGGAGAGACTAGTCTGACTCCctcccaaatccaattgGGGTGGTCTGCCCCTTCTTCACGTACTCATACTCCTGCacctgcggctgtgccgcctcatgtatattctcCCATGTCTTTTGATCAAATGTTGGATTGTGAACTTCTTGATATGGTTGCacaaaatatgattgtattAAAAAAGGAATTTTTGCAACTACAAGGAGCCTATGAGGCACAAGGGGATCAATTAGCTCTATTAAGGGCTGAATTAGAAGAACATTGCAAGCAATTGCGTAATCAACATATATTTTATTCCaaccaaatccaaggagcaGCTGCTTCCATACAAGTGGTGCAAGACCAGCTAATTCATCTTTCCCCTTCTTGTTCCACagctcctccacctccacctgctggCACCAGcacatccacctccaccaatcccCCACCTGCTCCTACATCTTCTAATTCAGATCTAAAGTTtgccaagcccaacaagTTTGGTGGAAAAAAGGAAGACACCCTCAACTTTATTATTGCCTGTCAGGCGTATATAAGGGCAAAGGGAGCTAATAGATCCCATGAAGAGAAAATACTGTGGGTCATGTCTTATTTTGAAGGTGCAGCAGAAGACTGGGTACATCCCtataaggaaaggaaggtgttcagaGGAGAAGCAGTCCCATTATTGGAAAACATTGATGTATTCTGGGCCAAATTTACTAAACATTATGTGGACACAAATTGTGATGAGAAGTACCGCCAGAAATGGAATAACTTGCGGCAAAAGGCCTCAGTTCAAGAGTACACTCGAGAATTCCAACAATACTCAGTGTCCTTGGGCTACAGTGACAAAACCTTACGTGACAAGTATTACAGTGGCCTTAAAAATGAcatcaaggacatcatgctctccaccatgttccaatggcgttgCACCACAGCTCAACAAGTTTACAACAAGGCAGAGGAGATTGCAAACCACATTGAATCTACTTGCttatccaattcctccaTCTCCACTGCTTGTACTACATCTACTGCTGTCCCCACTTCCATCTCTaaccccacttccacttgTACTTGTCTTAACGTTGGAGATAATGTTTATATGATTGATCCTACCACTcgccgcgccaagaaaggcgctatcacttcaattgtttgcactacctctggcaatatgccaAATGTCAGGTGGAATGGAGAATCTAAAGATACAATGATCCCATTCTCCTCCCTTAAAAAAGATGAACAACCTGCCGCTGCTGCCCCAGTCAAACCCGTTATTGCTCCCACTCCCGTCCTGGCCTCAAATTCTAAAGGCCCAGGCCCtatggatcttgatggaaggggtTTTGCAAATCTCACTTGTCATGTATGCAGGGGCAAAGGTCATTTTGCACGCAATTGTCCCtccaagcccatgtctggacatgtggctaacaTTGACTGGTCCTGGGAAAGacctaaagaagaaagttgTATTGAAGTAGtttctgatgaggaagagttgggaaaaggaaaagccaaggccaactaa